A portion of the Bacteroides faecium genome contains these proteins:
- a CDS encoding SusC/RagA family TonB-linked outer membrane protein — MKKYIIIALIGGFTTPTFAQEQERDSLPDRVQLGYQTEMPQKAIAGSARSIDSKVLDKAPEIDIAKALYGKIAGLNVYQGNGSSAENIPSLSIHGNAPLILVDGFPRSLSDISSSEIESIQILKDAVASALYGVRGGNGVILVTTKHGHDDKLKVTAKYQYGISTQFRKPEFADAYTYANSLNTALALDGLDARYQPNELDAFKNNTYPYEYPNVNWWDEVYNKTSDNHRLNLTFDGGSNRFRYYSVIDYMHDTALFKDKQADGRYSTKPSDVRLNIRTNIDVDLTSSTFFKVGILGKLQETNNAYSIGANNTNALAGIIYNTPSAVFPIRHADGTYGGNSTYGANNPVALLESTGNYRTTYGTLLANATLKQELDALLKGLSAEVSVAFDNSGSMYDTATKEYKYMDVQASMLPDGTIVTTPVSYGKDSETLNHDDSKFKSLYMRSNIQAKINYLLQSGAHDLNASLIYDQQSYTANGRNKGAKRQSGLLYATYMYNDRYTVNGVLNYSGTAFLPEGDRFHLYPAVSAAWIASNEKFMKNIEAINLFKLYASYGISGWDGNMQHELYRQSYGSTNGGTYYFTNNASEFYGLAEGDLPVENLTIEKSKKVTYGMELNAFKNRLSVYLEGFYERRSDILINGSSSVSGIIGIGVSKLNAGIQDYKGFDASLSWKDKIGKDFNYSIGANASYVNSKIINDGQEYQQYDYLYTKGNRVGQRYGLEAIGFFHDQVEINNSPVQTFSTVRPGDIKYKDQNGDNRIDEQDVVKMFGSGVPRFYFGINLTASYKNFEISADFQGMTGVTTSLLNSPLYQPLVNNGNISQTFLDNETAWTPENAAKATMPRLTTLANANNYRANSLWYRDGSFIKLRNLYVSYTFPKKMMRFADMKVYLQGNNLFSLDNIGFADPEQLGAAYPSTRSYWAGIKFNF; from the coding sequence ATGAAGAAATATATAATCATAGCATTAATCGGTGGTTTCACTACTCCTACATTTGCACAGGAACAGGAGAGAGACAGTTTGCCGGACAGGGTGCAATTGGGATACCAGACGGAAATGCCCCAAAAAGCAATTGCCGGTTCCGCCAGAAGCATCGATAGCAAAGTGCTCGACAAAGCACCGGAAATAGATATTGCCAAAGCACTGTACGGCAAAATAGCCGGATTGAATGTATATCAGGGAAATGGTTCCAGCGCAGAGAATATTCCCTCGCTAAGTATTCACGGAAATGCTCCTCTTATTTTGGTAGACGGTTTTCCACGCAGTTTATCCGACATCAGCAGTTCGGAAATCGAATCTATCCAGATTCTGAAAGATGCTGTGGCATCCGCCCTTTACGGGGTGAGAGGCGGGAATGGCGTCATACTCGTCACGACCAAACACGGGCACGACGACAAACTGAAAGTAACCGCCAAATACCAGTACGGTATCAGTACGCAGTTCCGCAAACCGGAATTTGCCGATGCATACACATACGCCAACAGCCTCAACACGGCACTGGCACTTGACGGACTGGATGCACGCTACCAGCCCAACGAACTGGATGCATTTAAAAACAACACTTACCCCTACGAATATCCGAACGTGAACTGGTGGGACGAAGTGTATAACAAGACATCCGACAATCATCGCCTGAACCTGACTTTCGACGGTGGAAGCAATCGTTTCCGCTACTACTCCGTTATCGACTATATGCACGACACGGCTCTCTTTAAAGACAAACAAGCCGACGGACGGTATAGCACCAAACCTTCGGATGTTCGTCTGAATATCCGCACCAACATTGATGTGGACCTGACTTCGAGCACTTTTTTCAAGGTCGGTATTCTCGGAAAACTGCAGGAAACCAATAATGCTTACAGTATTGGAGCCAACAACACCAATGCGCTTGCGGGAATCATCTATAATACCCCTTCCGCCGTGTTTCCTATCCGCCACGCAGACGGTACGTATGGCGGGAACAGCACGTATGGAGCCAACAATCCTGTTGCCTTGCTGGAAAGTACGGGTAACTACCGGACTACTTACGGCACACTGTTAGCCAATGCCACCTTGAAACAGGAACTGGACGCACTGTTGAAAGGCCTTTCGGCGGAAGTATCCGTAGCGTTCGACAATTCCGGCTCTATGTATGACACAGCCACAAAGGAATATAAATATATGGACGTACAGGCTTCCATGCTTCCCGATGGCACAATAGTGACTACACCCGTCAGCTACGGAAAAGATTCGGAAACCCTCAATCACGATGACTCTAAATTCAAGTCGCTCTATATGCGTTCCAACATTCAGGCTAAGATCAATTATCTGCTGCAAAGCGGCGCACACGACCTGAACGCCTCGCTTATCTACGACCAGCAATCCTACACAGCCAACGGGAGAAACAAGGGTGCCAAGAGACAATCCGGCCTACTGTATGCCACCTATATGTATAACGACCGATATACAGTCAATGGAGTACTCAACTATTCCGGTACGGCATTTCTGCCCGAAGGGGACCGCTTCCACCTGTATCCGGCAGTATCCGCCGCCTGGATTGCCTCTAACGAGAAGTTCATGAAAAACATTGAAGCAATCAACCTTTTCAAGTTATACGCCTCATACGGAATCTCCGGTTGGGACGGCAATATGCAGCATGAACTTTACCGCCAGTCATACGGTAGCACCAACGGTGGAACTTATTACTTCACCAATAATGCCAGCGAATTTTACGGGTTGGCAGAAGGTGACCTTCCCGTAGAGAATCTGACAATCGAAAAGTCAAAGAAAGTCACCTACGGTATGGAACTGAACGCTTTCAAAAACCGCCTGTCCGTTTATCTGGAAGGATTCTACGAAAGAAGAAGCGATATTCTTATCAACGGTTCATCTTCCGTTTCCGGTATCATCGGTATCGGCGTAAGTAAACTGAATGCCGGTATCCAAGACTATAAAGGTTTTGACGCCTCTCTCTCATGGAAGGACAAAATAGGCAAAGATTTCAATTACAGTATCGGTGCCAATGCTTCCTACGTCAACAGTAAAATCATTAATGACGGACAGGAATACCAGCAATACGATTATCTGTACACCAAAGGAAACCGGGTAGGCCAGAGATACGGGCTGGAAGCAATCGGATTTTTCCACGACCAGGTAGAGATTAACAACAGTCCTGTCCAGACATTCTCTACCGTCCGTCCGGGTGACATCAAATACAAAGACCAGAACGGAGATAACAGGATTGACGAGCAAGACGTAGTAAAAATGTTCGGTTCGGGCGTACCCCGGTTCTATTTCGGAATCAACCTCACCGCTTCTTATAAGAACTTCGAGATTTCCGCCGATTTTCAAGGAATGACGGGTGTCACCACCAGCCTGCTGAATTCACCGCTATACCAACCCTTGGTAAATAACGGAAACATCTCACAGACATTCCTGGATAACGAGACTGCATGGACGCCGGAGAACGCGGCCAAAGCGACCATGCCACGCCTCACCACCCTTGCCAACGCCAACAACTACCGCGCCAATTCCCTGTGGTACAGGGACGGTTCATTCATCAAGCTAAGGAACCTGTATGTCAGCTATACATT